One window from the genome of Erwinia sorbitola encodes:
- a CDS encoding MFS transporter: MRLLLPLIALLLLGLNLRPVLALPGPLLASIQHDTSLSSSAAGLLSMLPVMAMGLCALAGGYLQRWPGTFRGVLLGALIIAAACMVRGIWWQPAGLIATALLAGIGIALVQALLPGWIKQHYPQQSSRLMGLYTTAIMGGAALAAASAAPLATAAGWQNTLALWSLPALLAAVLWSRCGNRATDRQITAVDVPPLNRRAWLLMFYFGIGTGAYTLVLAWLPPFFVQEGWSPQQGGYLLAGLTLTEVVSGLLVAALLPRFRDRRRLLLPVLGLLLAGLICMTAAPSVLAVPSMLLMGLGIGALFPLSLIVTLEHAATPAQAGKLMGFVQGGGYIIASLTPLLAGIIRQALGSLQQAFSLMALGVVILLIMTLWLKPQPERQ; encoded by the coding sequence ATGAGGCTGTTACTTCCCCTGATTGCACTGCTGTTGTTGGGTCTTAACCTGCGGCCAGTGCTGGCGTTACCCGGCCCGCTGCTGGCCTCTATTCAGCATGATACGTCGCTTTCCAGCAGCGCTGCGGGTTTACTCAGCATGTTACCGGTGATGGCGATGGGGCTGTGTGCGCTGGCAGGAGGTTACCTGCAACGCTGGCCCGGAACATTTCGCGGTGTACTGCTCGGGGCGCTGATTATTGCCGCCGCCTGTATGGTACGCGGCATCTGGTGGCAGCCTGCCGGGCTGATTGCCACTGCACTGCTGGCAGGGATAGGCATCGCGCTGGTGCAAGCCCTTTTACCCGGCTGGATCAAACAGCACTACCCGCAACAGAGTAGCCGTTTAATGGGGCTGTATACCACAGCAATCATGGGTGGAGCCGCGCTGGCAGCGGCCAGTGCCGCCCCGCTGGCGACCGCTGCTGGCTGGCAAAATACACTGGCGCTGTGGTCGTTGCCTGCATTGCTTGCTGCGGTGCTGTGGAGCCGCTGCGGCAATCGGGCTACCGATCGGCAGATAACAGCCGTTGATGTACCGCCGCTAAATCGTCGTGCCTGGCTGCTGATGTTCTACTTTGGCATCGGCACCGGGGCTTACACGCTGGTGCTGGCCTGGCTGCCGCCGTTCTTTGTACAGGAGGGATGGTCGCCACAGCAAGGCGGCTATTTGCTGGCCGGGCTGACCCTGACCGAAGTGGTTTCCGGGCTGCTGGTAGCGGCTCTACTCCCCCGCTTCCGTGACCGACGCCGTCTGCTGTTACCTGTACTCGGGCTGTTACTCGCCGGGCTTATCTGCATGACCGCCGCCCCGTCTGTGCTGGCGGTGCCATCAATGTTGCTGATGGGGTTGGGAATTGGCGCTCTGTTCCCGCTGTCGTTAATTGTCACTCTTGAACATGCGGCAACGCCCGCACAGGCAGGCAAGCTGATGGGATTTGTACAGGGTGGCGGGTACATCATTGCCAGCCTGACACCGCTGCTGGCAGGCATTATTCGCCAGGCGCTGGGAAGTTTGCAGCAGGCGTTCAGTTTGATGGCGCTGGGAGTGGTGATATTGCTGATTATGACGCTATGGCTAAAACCACAGCCAGAGAGGCAGTAA
- a CDS encoding YbhQ family protein, whose amino-acid sequence MKWSNRIQIVTGQNCIHIALHLLLIAALVWGWKHQALLQVSTILLAMYASVFAAMLLTQRLPRLRRIGDFLEDVTTTYYFGAAMLVLLVLSRVIHNNLLLCAAGVVMLAGPALVSLLVKERTQPSQRPR is encoded by the coding sequence ATGAAATGGTCTAATCGTATTCAGATTGTCACTGGGCAAAACTGCATACATATCGCACTGCACCTGTTGCTGATCGCCGCACTGGTGTGGGGGTGGAAACATCAGGCCCTGTTACAGGTCAGCACTATTTTACTGGCGATGTATGCCAGCGTGTTTGCCGCGATGTTACTGACCCAGCGTCTGCCACGCCTGCGGCGTATTGGCGATTTTCTTGAAGATGTGACCACCACCTACTATTTTGGCGCCGCGATGCTGGTGCTGCTGGTGCTGTCACGGGTGATCCACAACAACCTGCTGCTGTGTGCCGCAGGAGTCGTGATGTTAGCCGGCCCTGCGCTGGTATCACTTCTGGTGAAAGAGCGGACGCAGCCGAGTCAGCGTCCACGCTAA
- a CDS encoding DUF1615 domain-containing protein, with product MPRFSLHTLLPLALLVLAGCSHQPSETSPAQRPTDVKADIARLLPAGVSDRQGWTQDIFVAFNSQNITPDVSNICAVIAVTAQESNFSADATVPGLPKIAWAEIDRRAGQLHIPSFLVRTALMINSPTGKSYAWRLDHVKSEKELSEVFDDFINMVPMGQKLFGNLNPIHTGGPMQVSIAFAEANAKGYPYQVDGSIRREVFSRRGGMWFGTRHLLGYPVNYPSPLYRFADFNAGWYASRNAAFQAAVSRLSGIQLALDGDLINYGSDSAGATEKAVRSIGKRLDYSDREIRRALEKGESIDFEKTDLWKTVFALAEKDAGKKLPREVLPGIKLSSPKITRNLTTAWFAQRVNSRYQRCISQK from the coding sequence ATGCCCCGCTTTTCCCTGCACACTCTTTTGCCGCTGGCTCTGCTGGTGCTGGCAGGCTGTAGCCATCAGCCATCGGAGACTTCACCAGCCCAGCGCCCGACCGATGTTAAAGCCGATATTGCCCGCCTGCTCCCCGCAGGCGTCAGCGATCGCCAGGGTTGGACGCAGGATATCTTTGTGGCGTTCAACAGCCAGAATATCACCCCTGATGTCAGCAACATTTGCGCAGTTATCGCGGTGACCGCTCAGGAGTCGAACTTCAGCGCCGATGCTACGGTGCCGGGCCTGCCGAAAATTGCGTGGGCTGAAATCGATCGTCGCGCCGGACAGCTGCATATTCCGTCATTCCTGGTGCGCACCGCGCTGATGATCAACTCCCCGACGGGCAAAAGCTATGCCTGGCGACTGGATCATGTGAAAAGTGAAAAAGAGTTGAGCGAGGTGTTTGATGATTTTATCAATATGGTGCCGATGGGGCAGAAACTGTTTGGTAATCTGAACCCGATCCACACCGGCGGGCCGATGCAGGTCAGCATTGCATTTGCCGAAGCCAACGCCAAAGGTTATCCGTATCAGGTTGATGGCTCTATCCGTCGCGAAGTGTTTTCCCGCCGTGGCGGCATGTGGTTTGGTACCCGGCATCTGCTTGGCTATCCGGTTAACTATCCTTCGCCGCTCTACCGTTTTGCCGACTTCAACGCGGGCTGGTATGCCAGCAGGAATGCTGCATTCCAGGCTGCGGTATCCCGTCTGAGCGGAATTCAGCTGGCGCTGGATGGCGATCTGATTAACTACGGTTCGGACAGTGCGGGAGCAACCGAGAAAGCGGTGCGTTCCATCGGTAAACGGCTGGATTACAGCGATCGGGAGATTCGCCGGGCGCTGGAGAAAGGGGAGAGTATCGACTTCGAGAAAACCGATCTGTGGAAAACAGTCTTTGCCCTGGCTGAGAAAGATGCCGGGAAAAAACTGCCGCGTGAAGTGTTACCGGGGATCAAGCTTTCAAGTCCAAAGATTACGCGTAACCTCACCACAGCCTGGTTTGCTCAACGCGTGAACAGCCGCTATCAGCGCTGTATCAGTCAAAAATAA
- a CDS encoding Bax inhibitor-1/YccA family protein: protein MDRYPRSSDSIVQRASTGLSVYMAQVYGWMTCGLLLTAFISWYAANTPQVMELVFANRITFFGLIIVQLGLVFVLSGMVHKLSGGVATGLFMLYSALTGLTMASIFLVYTYSSIASTFLVTGGMFGAMSLWGYTTKRDLSGMGSMLFMALIGIVLASLVNIWLKSTALMWAVTYIGVVVFVGLTAYDTQKLKNIGEGINVDDKENLRRYSIMGALTLYLDFINLFLMLLRIFGNRR, encoded by the coding sequence ATGGATCGATATCCACGTTCCAGTGATTCAATCGTACAGCGTGCCAGTACCGGGCTGTCTGTGTATATGGCGCAGGTCTACGGCTGGATGACCTGCGGACTGCTACTGACCGCCTTTATTTCCTGGTATGCGGCGAATACACCGCAGGTGATGGAACTGGTCTTTGCCAACCGCATCACTTTCTTTGGTCTGATTATTGTGCAGCTGGGGCTGGTGTTTGTGCTGTCGGGGATGGTGCATAAGCTCAGTGGCGGCGTGGCGACCGGCCTGTTTATGCTCTACTCAGCGCTGACCGGGCTGACGATGGCCAGTATCTTCCTGGTCTATACCTACTCTTCAATTGCCAGTACTTTCCTGGTGACGGGCGGGATGTTTGGCGCGATGAGCCTGTGGGGCTACACCACAAAACGCGATCTGAGCGGAATGGGCAGCATGCTGTTTATGGCGCTGATCGGTATTGTGCTGGCTTCGCTGGTTAATATCTGGCTGAAGAGCACGGCGCTGATGTGGGCAGTTACCTATATCGGGGTGGTGGTGTTTGTTGGCCTGACGGCCTACGACACCCAGAAGCTGAAAAATATCGGTGAAGGAATTAACGTTGATGACAAAGAGAACCTGCGTCGCTACTCGATTATGGGTGCGCTTACGCTGTATCTCGACTTTATCAACCTGTTCCTGATGCTGCTGCGTATCTTCGGCAACCGCCGTTAA
- the rhlE gene encoding ATP-dependent RNA helicase RhlE → MSFDSLGLNADILRAVAEQGYNEPTPIQRQAIPVVLAGRDLMASAQTGTGKTAGFTLPLLQLLSSNNPHPKGRRPVRALILTPTRELAAQVGENVQEYSKYLDIRSLVVFGGVSINPQMMKLRGGVDVLVATPGRLLDLEHQNALDLSQVEILVLDEADRMLDMGFIHDIRRVLAKLPAKRQNLLFSATFSDEIKTLAEKLLHNPEEVSVARRNTASEQVTQHVHMVDKKRKRELLSFLIGRDNWQQVLVFTRTKHGANHLAEQLNKDGITAAAIHGNKSQGARTRALSDFKEGKIRVLVATDIAARGIDIEELPHVVNYELPNVPEDYVHRIGRTGRAAAVGEALSLVCVDELKLLRDIERVLKREIPRMAIEGYEPDPSIKAEPIINGRQQQRGGAGGGRGRPGQGQGQRSNGAGDRSASGSRTGNGGGNGGERRQGNANGSSTGAARGARPEGGNGGAPRVNKTRPRRSNPANNG, encoded by the coding sequence ATGTCATTTGATTCTCTCGGCCTTAATGCCGATATTTTGCGCGCTGTTGCAGAACAGGGCTATAACGAGCCGACGCCAATTCAGCGCCAGGCTATCCCGGTAGTACTGGCTGGTCGCGACCTGATGGCCAGCGCTCAGACCGGTACCGGTAAAACAGCAGGTTTTACCCTGCCGCTGCTGCAACTGTTAAGCAGCAATAACCCGCACCCTAAGGGCCGTCGCCCGGTGCGCGCACTGATTTTGACCCCAACCCGCGAACTGGCGGCTCAGGTGGGCGAAAACGTGCAGGAATACAGTAAGTATCTTGATATACGCTCGCTGGTTGTGTTCGGCGGCGTTAGCATTAACCCGCAGATGATGAAACTGCGCGGTGGTGTGGATGTACTGGTAGCGACCCCGGGGCGTCTGCTGGATCTGGAGCATCAGAATGCTCTTGACCTGTCTCAGGTGGAAATCCTGGTGCTGGATGAAGCCGACCGTATGCTCGATATGGGCTTTATTCACGATATCCGTCGCGTGCTGGCAAAACTGCCTGCAAAGCGTCAGAACCTGCTGTTCTCTGCCACTTTCTCTGATGAGATCAAGACCCTGGCGGAAAAACTGCTGCACAACCCGGAAGAAGTTTCCGTGGCGCGCCGCAATACCGCTTCTGAGCAGGTGACGCAGCATGTGCATATGGTTGATAAAAAACGTAAGCGCGAGCTGTTATCCTTCCTGATTGGTCGTGATAACTGGCAGCAGGTGTTGGTCTTTACCCGTACCAAGCACGGCGCTAACCATCTGGCCGAGCAGCTGAATAAAGACGGCATTACTGCCGCCGCTATCCATGGTAACAAGAGCCAGGGCGCACGTACTCGTGCTCTGAGCGACTTTAAAGAAGGTAAAATCCGCGTGCTGGTGGCAACGGATATTGCTGCCCGTGGTATCGACATCGAAGAACTGCCGCACGTGGTGAACTACGAGCTGCCAAACGTGCCGGAAGATTACGTACACCGTATCGGTCGTACGGGTCGTGCGGCAGCCGTTGGTGAAGCGCTGTCTCTGGTCTGTGTGGATGAACTCAAGCTGCTGCGTGATATCGAGCGCGTGCTTAAGCGTGAGATCCCACGTATGGCGATTGAAGGCTATGAGCCTGATCCAAGCATTAAAGCTGAACCTATCATCAACGGTCGCCAGCAGCAGCGCGGTGGAGCAGGCGGTGGACGCGGTCGTCCAGGTCAGGGCCAGGGCCAGCGTAGCAATGGCGCAGGCGATCGCAGTGCCAGCGGCAGTCGTACAGGTAATGGCGGCGGCAACGGCGGTGAACGTCGTCAGGGCAATGCTAACGGCAGCAGCACAGGTGCCGCACGCGGTGCCCGTCCTGAAGGCGGTAACGGTGGCGCACCACGCGTCAACAAAACCCGTCCACGTCGTTCCAACCCGGCGAACAACGGCTAA
- a CDS encoding methyl-accepting chemotaxis protein, translated as MQSQPVSKKKMSTRTLMLLTGVLTITLGFSVTIGLLSWQSSQQQKKLSEDYLGEIAQSQALSVQNELDYARTVAATMGQSLVGLRAAGISDRAIAEQQMIYSLKLNPSYLSMSVVFEPNAFDGRDAEFASQPGSPPEGRFSRYVDRDKTGSYKSHLMGSFLTPGAGDYYLVPRKLERDTLSEPYSYAYDGVPTLLTSVAAVIFDNGKVQAVTTSDISLASLQQRLSKIKPWEGSGYAMLLSTGGKVVSSPVKDDAGKPYKGETNGFTSKIVQHFDPVLGEEVLQTWRPVTVGNSKNPWYLSVVAPVDLVMAAANRQLMYALIMMVISIVVVCGVLGLVFSRKVAKPIGGEPREAADIALAVSEGDLSANIPVKENDQQSIFFAMQTMQHQLRNMVGEIILASDSVRQGAEEIASGNLDLASRTEQQAAALEETAASMEQLTATVKHNADNAHQATALTDNATDIAQRGEQLVAQVVQIMQQIDESSQKIGAITSIINSIAFQTNILALNAAVEAARAGEQGRGFAVVAAEVRSLAQRSANAVKDISALISESTERVDHGVTLVQSAGKTMQEMTQAVNSVKTIIGEIVHASDEQSQGIGQVTVAVNQMDGATQQNSALVQQMSAAAASLEDQAKTLAQTVQIFKLESV; from the coding sequence ATGCAAAGTCAGCCGGTTTCAAAAAAGAAAATGAGTACCCGTACGCTAATGCTGCTGACCGGGGTGCTCACTATTACCCTCGGTTTCAGTGTGACAATTGGCCTGTTGAGCTGGCAGTCCAGCCAGCAACAGAAAAAACTGTCTGAAGATTATCTGGGGGAAATTGCCCAGAGCCAGGCGCTGTCAGTACAAAATGAGCTGGATTACGCCCGTACCGTGGCCGCCACAATGGGGCAGAGCCTGGTAGGACTTCGTGCTGCCGGTATCAGCGACCGCGCCATCGCTGAACAGCAGATGATCTACTCACTGAAACTCAACCCAAGTTACCTGTCGATGTCGGTAGTGTTTGAACCCAATGCCTTTGATGGTCGCGATGCTGAGTTTGCCAGCCAGCCAGGTTCCCCACCGGAAGGCCGCTTTTCGCGTTATGTGGATCGTGACAAAACGGGCAGTTATAAATCACACCTGATGGGCTCATTTCTTACTCCTGGTGCCGGGGATTACTATCTGGTGCCGCGTAAGCTTGAGCGCGATACACTGTCAGAACCCTACAGCTACGCCTATGATGGTGTCCCTACCCTGCTGACCTCAGTCGCTGCGGTTATTTTTGATAATGGCAAAGTACAGGCCGTTACCACCTCTGATATTTCACTGGCGTCACTGCAACAGCGCCTCAGTAAAATCAAACCCTGGGAAGGAAGCGGTTATGCCATGCTGCTCTCGACTGGCGGTAAGGTGGTATCCAGCCCGGTGAAAGATGATGCCGGGAAACCGTACAAAGGCGAAACAAACGGGTTTACCAGCAAAATAGTGCAGCATTTCGATCCGGTACTGGGTGAGGAGGTACTGCAAACCTGGCGTCCTGTGACGGTCGGTAACAGTAAGAATCCGTGGTATCTGAGCGTGGTCGCGCCAGTTGATCTGGTGATGGCCGCCGCGAACCGCCAGCTGATGTATGCGCTGATCATGATGGTCATCAGTATTGTGGTGGTGTGCGGCGTGCTCGGACTGGTCTTTAGCCGCAAGGTGGCTAAACCAATCGGGGGTGAACCCCGCGAGGCGGCCGATATCGCACTGGCGGTCTCAGAAGGCGATCTCAGCGCCAACATTCCGGTAAAAGAGAACGATCAGCAGAGTATCTTCTTCGCCATGCAGACCATGCAACATCAGCTGCGCAATATGGTGGGTGAAATTATTCTCGCCAGCGACTCTGTGCGCCAGGGTGCAGAGGAGATTGCCAGCGGTAACCTTGACCTCGCCTCGCGTACCGAACAGCAGGCGGCGGCGCTGGAAGAGACGGCAGCCAGTATGGAGCAGCTAACGGCAACGGTGAAACACAATGCCGATAACGCCCATCAGGCCACAGCGCTGACCGATAATGCCACTGATATTGCCCAACGTGGTGAGCAGCTGGTCGCACAGGTGGTGCAGATCATGCAGCAGATTGACGAAAGCTCACAAAAAATTGGTGCCATCACCAGCATTATCAACAGCATTGCCTTCCAGACCAATATCCTGGCGCTGAACGCGGCGGTAGAAGCAGCCCGCGCGGGCGAACAGGGCCGTGGCTTTGCCGTAGTGGCGGCAGAGGTGCGCAGTCTGGCGCAGCGCAGTGCGAATGCGGTTAAGGATATTTCTGCCCTGATTAGCGAGTCGACCGAGCGTGTTGATCATGGCGTAACACTGGTGCAGAGCGCCGGGAAAACCATGCAGGAGATGACGCAGGCGGTAAACTCAGTGAAAACGATTATCGGCGAGATTGTTCACGCTTCCGATGAGCAGTCACAGGGAATTGGTCAGGTCACCGTGGCGGTAAATCAGATGGACGGTGCAACGCAGCAGAACTCCGCGCTGGTACAGCAGATGTCTGCCGCCGCCGCATCGCTGGAAGACCAGGCGAAAACGCTGGCGCAGACAGTGCAGATTTTCAAGCTGGAATCAGTATAA
- the dusC gene encoding tRNA dihydrouridine(16) synthase DusC, with the protein MRVLLAPMEGVLDSLVRELLTDVNDYDLCITEFLRVVDALLPVKCFQRLSPELDHDSRTPSGTRVRIQLLGQYPQWLAENAARAADLGSWGVDLNCGCPSKTVNGSGGGATLLKDPELIYQGAKAIRAAVPAHLPVTVKIRLGWDSSARQFEIADAVQQAGATELAVHGRTKEDGYRAEAINWAAIGDIRQRLSIPVIANGEIWDWQSAQDCMQATGCDAVMLGRGALNVPNLSRVIKYNEARMPWPQVVQLLQKYVRLEKQGDTGLYHVARIKQWLGYLRKEYQEATPLFMQVRVLKTSAEIASVIDGVGRAS; encoded by the coding sequence ATGCGCGTATTACTTGCCCCGATGGAAGGCGTTCTCGATTCGCTGGTGCGTGAACTGCTGACCGACGTCAACGACTACGATCTCTGTATTACCGAATTTCTTCGAGTAGTGGATGCACTGCTGCCGGTGAAATGCTTCCAGCGCCTCAGCCCCGAACTTGATCATGACAGCCGTACGCCGTCAGGCACCCGTGTGCGTATTCAGCTGTTAGGTCAGTATCCGCAGTGGCTGGCAGAAAATGCTGCCCGTGCAGCAGATCTTGGCTCCTGGGGGGTGGATCTCAACTGCGGCTGCCCGTCAAAAACCGTTAACGGTAGCGGCGGTGGCGCAACGTTGTTAAAAGATCCTGAGCTGATTTATCAGGGAGCAAAAGCGATCCGGGCAGCCGTTCCTGCCCATCTTCCGGTGACGGTAAAAATTCGCCTGGGCTGGGATTCCAGCGCGCGGCAGTTTGAAATTGCCGATGCGGTACAGCAGGCAGGGGCCACGGAGCTGGCGGTACACGGTCGTACAAAAGAGGATGGCTACCGCGCTGAGGCGATCAACTGGGCGGCGATTGGAGATATTCGTCAGCGGTTGTCAATTCCGGTTATCGCCAACGGTGAAATCTGGGACTGGCAGAGTGCACAGGACTGTATGCAGGCGACGGGCTGTGATGCGGTGATGCTTGGCCGTGGTGCGCTGAATGTGCCGAATCTCAGCCGGGTGATTAAATATAACGAGGCGCGTATGCCCTGGCCGCAGGTCGTGCAGCTGCTGCAAAAGTACGTCCGTCTGGAGAAGCAGGGCGATACTGGCCTGTATCACGTTGCGCGTATCAAACAGTGGCTGGGTTACTTACGCAAAGAGTATCAGGAAGCGACTCCGCTATTTATGCAGGTTCGGGTGTTGAAAACTTCCGCTGAAATTGCATCAGTGATTGATGGAGTGGGCAGGGCATCGTAA
- a CDS encoding lysylphosphatidylglycerol synthase domain-containing protein has protein sequence MATSSLLWKRTRKVLTGLFFVAVAVLLVVYARQVNWHDVWDVVVNYNRVAILGSVALVIVSYLTYGLYDLIGRAYCGHKLEKRQVMLVSFICYAFNLTLSTWVGGVAMRYRLYSRLGLDGSTITRIFSLSIATNWLGYVLVAGVVFSSGMVSVPGGWFIGAGALRITGIALLAFVVVYLALCAFSKKRRWTVRGHKLALPSLRMALIQFAVSSANWLVMGAIIWLLLMQKVDFPQVLGVLLISSIAGVIIHIPAGIGVLEAVFLALLRGEPISHGAIIAALLAYRVLYFIAPLLLALVLYLWLEGRAKSLREKNLA, from the coding sequence ATGGCAACTTCTTCACTACTCTGGAAACGTACCAGGAAAGTCCTGACCGGCCTGTTCTTTGTCGCGGTAGCTGTGCTGCTGGTGGTTTATGCCCGCCAGGTAAACTGGCACGACGTATGGGATGTGGTGGTCAACTATAACCGGGTGGCGATCTTAGGCTCTGTGGCGCTGGTGATTGTCAGCTATCTGACCTACGGCCTGTATGATCTGATTGGCCGCGCCTACTGCGGACATAAGCTGGAAAAGCGCCAGGTAATGCTGGTCTCTTTTATCTGTTATGCCTTTAACCTGACACTCAGCACCTGGGTTGGCGGCGTCGCGATGCGCTACCGCCTTTACTCCCGACTGGGGCTTGATGGCAGTACTATTACGCGCATCTTTTCGCTCAGTATTGCCACCAACTGGCTGGGCTATGTTCTGGTGGCCGGGGTGGTATTCAGCAGCGGGATGGTCAGCGTGCCTGGGGGCTGGTTTATAGGTGCCGGGGCGCTGCGTATCACGGGCATCGCGCTGCTGGCCTTTGTGGTGGTTTATCTGGCGCTATGTGCCTTTTCTAAAAAACGCCGCTGGACGGTGAGAGGACACAAGCTGGCGCTACCGTCACTGCGTATGGCGCTGATTCAGTTTGCCGTATCCAGCGCTAACTGGCTGGTGATGGGGGCAATTATCTGGCTGCTGCTGATGCAGAAAGTCGATTTCCCTCAGGTACTGGGCGTGCTGCTGATCAGCAGTATTGCCGGGGTGATTATTCATATTCCGGCCGGGATTGGCGTGCTTGAGGCGGTGTTTCTTGCGCTGCTGCGGGGCGAGCCGATTTCACATGGGGCGATTATCGCCGCGCTGCTGGCCTATCGGGTGCTTTACTTTATCGCTCCGCTGCTGCTGGCGCTGGTGCTCTATTTGTGGCTGGAAGGGCGTGCGAAGTCGCTGCGGGAGAAGAATCTTGCGTAA
- a CDS encoding endonuclease/exonuclease/phosphatase family protein, with amino-acid sequence MSQKTQGFSFKVLTINTHMGFNAFNRRFILPELRDAVRSTGADIVLLQEVMGSHALHKLQVANWPETPHYEFLADTMWKNFAYGRNAVYPEGHHGNAVLSRLPIVDYHNRDISVAGTEKRGILHCQLQVPDSPVTLHILCVHLGLREAHRMAQLKMMCQLVNELPPDAPVVIAGDFNDWRQRANAILKRDAGMEEVFSRKNGRPARTFPARFPLLRLDRIYVRNAGISHPQTIPLRPWSHLSDHAPLAVEIHL; translated from the coding sequence ATGTCACAAAAAACGCAAGGATTTTCATTTAAAGTCCTGACGATCAACACTCATATGGGTTTTAACGCCTTTAATCGACGCTTTATCCTGCCAGAACTGCGTGATGCCGTACGTTCTACCGGAGCTGATATCGTGTTGTTACAGGAAGTGATGGGCAGCCATGCCCTGCATAAATTGCAGGTAGCCAACTGGCCTGAAACCCCTCATTACGAATTTTTGGCGGATACCATGTGGAAAAATTTTGCCTATGGGCGCAACGCGGTCTATCCGGAGGGTCATCATGGCAATGCCGTACTGTCGCGCCTGCCGATCGTCGATTACCACAACCGGGACATCTCCGTTGCAGGTACCGAAAAAAGGGGCATTCTGCACTGCCAGCTTCAGGTTCCGGACTCCCCGGTAACGCTACATATTCTTTGCGTTCATCTCGGCCTGCGCGAGGCGCACCGCATGGCGCAACTAAAAATGATGTGCCAGCTGGTTAATGAGCTGCCGCCCGATGCACCGGTGGTGATCGCCGGGGATTTCAACGACTGGCGCCAGCGCGCAAATGCCATTCTGAAACGAGATGCCGGAATGGAGGAGGTATTCAGCCGAAAAAATGGTCGTCCGGCACGCACCTTCCCTGCCCGTTTCCCTCTGCTGCGGCTTGACCGCATCTATGTACGCAATGCCGGAATCAGCCATCCGCAAACTATTCCGCTGCGCCCCTGGTCGCATCTTTCTGACCACGCACCGCTCGCCGTGGAGATCCACCTATGA
- the clsB gene encoding cardiolipin synthase ClsB — MSYSWREGNQITLLENGEQFFPRVFGAIRRAEHSLLLETFILFEDEVGNALHKELLAAAQRGVKIEMMVDGYGSPDLSDEFVHSLTSLGVRFLYYDPRPLVLGMRTNLFRRLHRKIVVIDGVIAFVGGINYSAEHNVSFGPEAKQDYAVEVKGPIVGDIAHYVQQEMGSEQKNHRWWGHRSHRPAQNSTPGDAQALLVYRDNDQHRDDIEQHYIEMLKNAKQDVIIANAYFFPGYRLLREMRQAARRGVRVRLIVQGKPDMPIVKVGAELLYNYLVEGGVEVYEYCRRPLHAKIAVQDGQWATVGSSNLDPLSLSLNLEANLMIHDRNFNQQMRENLEALLSADCQRVYESQLPKRSWWQLSKSVVVFHFLRHFPAIAGWLPAHTPKLAQVSAPVQPEMETQDRVETENSGAKP; from the coding sequence ATGAGTTATAGCTGGCGCGAAGGCAACCAGATAACGCTGCTGGAAAATGGCGAACAGTTTTTTCCCCGGGTCTTCGGTGCGATCCGCCGCGCAGAACACAGCCTGCTGCTGGAAACTTTTATCCTGTTTGAGGATGAAGTCGGCAACGCGCTCCATAAGGAGCTGCTGGCAGCAGCGCAGCGCGGAGTAAAAATTGAAATGATGGTGGATGGTTACGGTTCACCCGATCTCTCTGATGAATTCGTCCATAGCCTTACCTCACTCGGGGTGCGTTTTCTCTATTACGATCCGCGTCCGCTGGTGTTAGGCATGCGAACCAATCTGTTCCGCCGCCTCCATCGTAAAATCGTGGTTATCGACGGGGTAATCGCTTTTGTGGGTGGCATTAATTATTCCGCAGAACATAACGTCAGTTTTGGCCCTGAGGCTAAACAGGATTATGCGGTGGAGGTTAAAGGTCCGATCGTCGGGGATATTGCGCACTATGTGCAGCAAGAGATGGGCAGCGAACAGAAAAACCATCGCTGGTGGGGTCACCGTTCCCATCGTCCGGCACAAAATAGTACGCCCGGCGATGCCCAGGCGCTGCTGGTGTATCGCGATAACGATCAGCATCGCGACGATATCGAACAGCACTATATTGAGATGCTGAAAAATGCCAAACAGGACGTGATTATCGCTAACGCCTATTTTTTCCCCGGCTACCGCCTGCTGCGGGAGATGCGCCAGGCGGCGCGGCGCGGAGTGCGCGTGCGGCTGATTGTTCAGGGCAAGCCGGATATGCCGATTGTGAAAGTTGGCGCGGAGCTGCTGTACAACTATCTGGTGGAAGGCGGTGTTGAAGTCTATGAATACTGTCGCCGCCCGCTGCATGCCAAAATTGCAGTTCAGGACGGCCAGTGGGCTACCGTCGGCTCCAGCAATCTTGATCCGCTTAGTCTGTCGCTGAATCTGGAAGCCAACCTGATGATCCACGACCGTAATTTTAATCAGCAGATGCGTGAAAACCTGGAAGCGTTGCTGTCAGCAGACTGCCAGCGTGTCTATGAGAGTCAGCTTCCAAAGCGCAGCTGGTGGCAGTTAAGCAAAAGCGTGGTGGTATTTCACTTCCTGCGCCATTTCCCGGCTATCGCAGGCTGGCTACCGGCGCATACGCCAAAACTGGCACAGGTATCCGCTCCGGTTCAGCCCGAGATGGAAACTCAGGATCGGGTGGAAACGGAAAATAGCGGAGCAAAACCCTGA